A DNA window from Acidimicrobiia bacterium contains the following coding sequences:
- the ppsA gene encoding phosphoenolpyruvate synthase, which translates to MSESLVVPLEKAGMGDVAVVGGKNASLGEMIQSLESEGVRVPGGFATTAAAYRDFVTTNGLDIIVKEQVEALGSGRSSLRDVGAALRSAFLAGDMSDALVDDVGSAYVDLADDDGAVAVRSSATAEDLPDASFAGQQETFLNVRGREALLDAVRRCFASLFTDRAIAYREEHGFDHGDVALSVGVQQMVRAGTGASGVMFTLDPETGFPGVVVIEGAWGLGENVVQGAVDPDAYWVFKAPLDDSSIVPIIDRRKGSKERRMVATVDGTANVPTSGEERARFVLDDHEVLQLARWAVAVERHYGRPMDLEWAKDGVSGELFILQARPETVESRRGNALEVSTLCEEGRVLLTGTAVGARIASGRARRIAGPDDFGRFEEGDVLVADMTDPDWVPLMRRAGAVVTDHGGRTCHAAIVCRELGVPAVVGTEHATAELTDGQDVTVSCAGGSTGQVYDGLLEFETEELDVGEMPETRTRIMLNIASPDAAFRWWRLPARGIGLARMEFVINDAIKIHPMALAHPDRVTDPSVRSEIAHLTRDYDDPAEYFVDRLASGLARLAVSRHPEPVIVRMSDFKTNEYADLIGGRDFEFAEDNPMIGFRGASRYYDDRYRDGFLLECRAIRRLREEIGLQNVLVMIPFCRTIEEADRVLEVMADAGLRRGENGLEVYVMCEIPSNVVLADQFAERFDGFSIGSNDLTQLTLGVDRDSEVLAHIFDERNEAVVRMIRQVITVAHEHDCKVGICGQAPSDHTDFAEMLVEEGIDSISLNPDSVLDVLGRVAALEATLEAGR; encoded by the coding sequence ATGAGCGAGTCGTTGGTCGTTCCGCTCGAGAAGGCCGGCATGGGCGATGTCGCCGTGGTCGGCGGTAAGAACGCCTCACTGGGGGAGATGATCCAGTCGCTCGAGAGCGAGGGCGTGCGTGTGCCGGGTGGCTTCGCGACGACTGCTGCCGCCTACCGCGACTTCGTGACCACCAATGGGCTCGACATCATTGTCAAGGAGCAGGTCGAGGCTCTGGGATCAGGTCGGTCGTCGCTTCGCGACGTCGGCGCTGCACTGCGGAGCGCTTTCCTGGCAGGGGACATGTCCGACGCCCTTGTGGACGACGTCGGTTCCGCGTACGTCGACCTGGCCGATGACGACGGAGCTGTCGCAGTTCGGTCGAGCGCGACGGCGGAGGATCTTCCCGATGCCAGTTTCGCAGGCCAACAGGAGACGTTCCTGAACGTTCGCGGTCGTGAGGCTCTCCTGGATGCCGTCCGGCGTTGTTTTGCCTCGTTGTTCACCGACCGGGCGATTGCATACCGCGAGGAGCACGGTTTCGACCACGGCGACGTCGCTCTCTCGGTCGGCGTGCAACAGATGGTGCGGGCCGGTACCGGCGCGTCAGGGGTCATGTTCACCCTCGACCCGGAAACGGGTTTCCCCGGAGTCGTCGTCATCGAGGGGGCGTGGGGCCTGGGCGAGAACGTGGTGCAGGGCGCGGTCGACCCCGATGCCTACTGGGTGTTCAAAGCCCCGCTCGACGATTCCTCGATCGTGCCGATCATCGACCGCCGCAAGGGCTCCAAGGAGCGACGGATGGTCGCCACCGTCGACGGAACGGCCAACGTTCCCACGTCGGGCGAGGAGCGGGCCCGTTTCGTCCTCGACGACCACGAGGTCCTCCAGCTCGCCCGTTGGGCTGTGGCGGTCGAGCGCCACTACGGGAGGCCGATGGATCTCGAGTGGGCCAAGGACGGGGTTTCCGGAGAGCTGTTCATCCTCCAGGCGCGCCCCGAGACGGTGGAGTCCCGACGCGGCAATGCGCTCGAGGTCAGCACCCTGTGCGAGGAAGGACGGGTCCTTCTCACGGGAACGGCCGTGGGTGCCCGGATCGCTTCCGGCCGCGCCCGCCGCATTGCCGGCCCCGACGATTTCGGTCGGTTCGAGGAGGGAGACGTCCTCGTGGCCGACATGACCGATCCCGACTGGGTGCCACTGATGCGCCGGGCGGGTGCGGTCGTCACCGACCACGGTGGACGCACGTGCCACGCCGCGATCGTGTGCCGGGAACTCGGCGTGCCGGCCGTGGTCGGTACCGAGCACGCGACGGCCGAGCTCACCGACGGCCAGGATGTCACCGTCTCCTGCGCGGGAGGTTCCACGGGCCAGGTGTACGACGGGCTCCTCGAGTTCGAGACCGAGGAGCTCGACGTCGGGGAGATGCCCGAGACCCGGACCCGCATCATGCTCAACATCGCGAGCCCGGACGCGGCGTTCAGATGGTGGCGGTTGCCCGCACGGGGCATCGGTCTCGCCCGGATGGAGTTCGTCATCAACGACGCCATCAAGATCCACCCGATGGCGCTCGCTCATCCCGACCGTGTCACCGATCCCTCCGTGAGGTCGGAGATCGCACACCTCACTCGCGACTACGACGACCCTGCCGAGTACTTCGTCGACCGTCTCGCCTCGGGGCTCGCCCGGCTGGCGGTGTCGCGTCATCCCGAGCCGGTGATCGTCCGGATGAGCGACTTCAAGACGAACGAGTACGCCGACCTGATCGGAGGCCGCGACTTCGAGTTCGCTGAGGACAACCCGATGATCGGGTTTCGCGGAGCGTCGCGCTACTACGACGACCGCTACCGCGACGGCTTCCTCCTCGAGTGTCGGGCCATCCGCAGGCTTCGGGAGGAGATCGGACTCCAGAACGTGTTGGTCATGATTCCGTTCTGCCGGACGATCGAGGAGGCCGACAGGGTCCTCGAGGTGATGGCAGATGCCGGTCTGCGTCGGGGCGAGAACGGCCTGGAGGTCTACGTGATGTGCGAGATCCCCTCGAACGTCGTGCTGGCCGACCAGTTCGCCGAGCGCTTCGACGGCTTCTCGATCGGCAGCAACGACCTCACGCAACTCACCCTCGGTGTCGACCGGGACTCGGAGGTCCTCGCCCACATCTTCGATGAGCGAAACGAGGCAGTCGTCCGGATGATCCGTCAGGTGATCACCGTCGCCCACGAGCACGACTGCAAGGTCGGGATCTGCGGCCAGGCACCGAGTGACCACACCGACTTCGCAGAGATGCTCGTGGAGGAGGGGATCGACTCGATCTCATTGAATCCCGACAGCGTGCTCGACGTCCTCGGCCGCGTGGCAGCTCTCGAGGCGACGCTCGAAGCCGGCCGGTGA
- a CDS encoding calcium/sodium antiporter, with protein MIVNILAVLVGVVLLAFAADQFVIGGASLSRALRVPPIVVGVVVMGFGTSAPEMIVSSIAAADGHLDLAVGNIVGSNLANLSLLLGVGAIITTITVSSDTVRREGPIALVAAVTFWVLVQGDAAVWKGLVLLGGLALALGRTLYAGVRGNAEDQLGVDLDEFVGPAPRVPVEVARTLAGLIGTLVGAQTLLFGATNIAEDAGLSEGFVGVSLVAFGTSLPELVTVVQSARRREVDLIVGNLLGSNLFNVLAVGGLAMLFGSGPVADTSLTLTGMALVTFVTALAGIFMWTGRQISRGEGAALIVVYVVCLVLLRI; from the coding sequence ATGATCGTCAACATTCTCGCCGTGCTCGTGGGTGTGGTTCTCCTCGCCTTCGCCGCCGACCAGTTCGTGATCGGCGGCGCCTCGCTCTCGCGTGCGCTGCGGGTTCCTCCCATCGTCGTCGGCGTCGTCGTGATGGGGTTCGGGACGTCAGCGCCCGAGATGATCGTGTCGTCGATCGCCGCAGCCGACGGCCACCTCGACCTGGCGGTCGGGAACATCGTGGGCTCCAACCTCGCCAACCTGTCACTGCTCCTCGGGGTCGGGGCGATCATCACCACGATCACGGTCTCGTCCGACACCGTGAGGCGCGAAGGGCCGATCGCCCTCGTGGCCGCGGTCACGTTCTGGGTCCTCGTCCAGGGTGACGCCGCTGTGTGGAAGGGCCTCGTCCTGCTGGGCGGCCTCGCCCTCGCCCTGGGTCGGACTCTCTACGCCGGCGTCCGGGGAAACGCGGAGGACCAACTGGGTGTCGACCTCGACGAGTTCGTCGGCCCGGCGCCCCGCGTTCCGGTGGAGGTCGCGAGGACGCTCGCCGGGCTCATCGGGACGCTCGTCGGGGCGCAGACCCTGTTGTTCGGGGCGACGAACATCGCCGAGGACGCCGGGCTGTCCGAGGGCTTCGTGGGCGTGAGCCTCGTCGCGTTCGGCACCTCACTCCCCGAGTTGGTCACGGTCGTGCAGTCGGCGCGTCGGCGCGAGGTCGACCTGATCGTCGGCAACCTGCTCGGCAGCAACCTCTTCAACGTGCTCGCCGTCGGCGGCCTCGCCATGCTCTTCGGGTCGGGTCCCGTCGCCGACACCTCCCTGACCCTCACCGGGATGGCACTGGTCACGTTCGTCACAGCACTCGCCGGCATCTTCATGTGGACAGGACGGCAGATCAGTCGCGGTGAGGGCGCGGCGCTGATCGTCGTGTACGTCGTGTGCCTGGTGCTGCTGCGGATCTGA
- a CDS encoding thioesterase family protein produces the protein MDEHGFFGLQPTGDPLVWRFDVVPHLCSGIGALFGGCGLGACVEVLEHALGRRLVWATAQFLSYAMPGSVVEIRVNEAVRGHQISQVRAIGSVDGEEIFTVNAATGERPERFHGTWAIRPDVPPPGECTPREMDERHRGTLMDRLDMRLADARPFEDFPVTEGNGRSALWVRLDGMDVSAAVLSVFGDYVPFGISQALGERVGGNSLDNTIRVLNRSASQWVLADIRVQGLSDGFGHGVVHLWGEDGTLLGSAAQSTIVRAWKDQDPRR, from the coding sequence GTGGACGAGCACGGGTTCTTCGGCCTCCAGCCCACCGGCGACCCGCTGGTCTGGCGCTTCGATGTCGTGCCCCATCTGTGCTCGGGCATCGGTGCCCTCTTCGGCGGGTGTGGTCTCGGCGCGTGCGTCGAGGTGCTCGAGCACGCCCTCGGTCGGAGGCTCGTGTGGGCCACGGCGCAGTTCCTCTCGTACGCGATGCCGGGCTCCGTCGTGGAGATCCGCGTCAACGAGGCCGTCCGGGGCCACCAGATCTCCCAGGTCCGCGCCATCGGGAGCGTGGACGGGGAGGAGATCTTCACGGTCAACGCCGCGACGGGCGAGCGGCCCGAGAGGTTCCACGGCACATGGGCCATCCGCCCCGACGTGCCCCCGCCCGGAGAGTGCACCCCTCGGGAGATGGACGAGCGGCACCGCGGCACGCTGATGGACCGGCTCGACATGCGTCTCGCCGATGCCCGTCCCTTCGAGGACTTTCCGGTCACCGAGGGGAACGGCCGCTCCGCGCTCTGGGTCCGCCTCGACGGCATGGACGTGAGCGCAGCAGTTCTCAGCGTCTTCGGTGACTACGTTCCGTTCGGGATCTCGCAGGCACTCGGTGAACGCGTGGGGGGCAACAGTCTCGACAACACGATCCGGGTCCTGAACCGGAGCGCCTCCCAGTGGGTCCTGGCCGACATCCGCGTCCAGGGTCTGAGCGACGGGTTCGGACACGGGGTGGTCCACCTGTGGGGTGAGGACGGCACTCTGCTCGGCTCCGCCGCGCAGTCGACGATCGTGCGGGCCTGGAAGGACCAGGACCCCCGCCGCTGA
- a CDS encoding dihydrofolate reductase family protein codes for MQRLFPDPAHDVDVLEQYAGERDLHDDRPWVVLNMVASLDGAVTVDGRSGGLASDADKRLFRALRTFPDVILVGAGTVRAERYGPPATDSAERAMREAHGAWPIARVAVVTRSASLDYGGRLFAEPTSRPLLLTTTSAPRDRVTHAREVADVVEAGDDDVDLDAALRALGELGARVALCEGGPHLNGHLLSAGLVDEVCLTVSPLLVSGGADRIVAGDVLPGPLELELLHVLEEDGFLFLRYRRPGGDD; via the coding sequence ATGCAGCGACTCTTCCCGGACCCCGCGCACGACGTCGATGTGCTCGAGCAGTACGCCGGTGAGCGAGACCTCCATGACGACCGACCGTGGGTCGTGCTCAACATGGTGGCGTCCCTCGACGGAGCGGTCACGGTGGACGGGCGGTCGGGGGGGCTCGCCAGCGATGCCGACAAGAGGCTGTTCCGGGCGCTGCGCACGTTCCCCGACGTGATTCTCGTAGGGGCGGGCACCGTGCGTGCCGAGAGGTACGGCCCGCCCGCGACCGACTCCGCGGAGCGAGCGATGCGTGAGGCCCACGGCGCGTGGCCGATCGCGCGTGTGGCGGTCGTCACGCGCTCGGCATCGCTCGACTACGGCGGTCGACTGTTCGCGGAACCGACCTCCCGCCCACTGCTCCTGACCACGACCTCGGCACCACGCGACAGAGTGACCCACGCACGCGAGGTCGCCGACGTCGTGGAGGCGGGTGACGATGACGTCGACCTGGATGCGGCCCTGCGGGCGCTGGGTGAGCTGGGCGCCCGCGTGGCCCTGTGCGAGGGGGGCCCGCACCTCAACGGCCACCTTCTGTCTGCCGGGTTGGTCGACGAGGTCTGCCTCACGGTGTCGCCGCTGCTGGTGTCGGGTGGTGCCGACCGCATCGTGGCCGGCGACGTACTGCCCGGCCCACTCGAACTGGAGCTCCTCCACGTCCTCGAGGAGGACGGCTTCCTCTTTCTCCGCTACCGGCGCCCCGGCGGCGACGACTGA
- a CDS encoding AAA family ATPase: METDAERHPGSDTSPAVAETHLSTVFLVGGQAYKVLKPVAFEFVDLSTSQARRSACEREVALNRRIAPDIYLGVATYEPHDGGESEPVIVMKRMPAGRSLEHLVRSGADATECVRQVARTVAAFHADADRSAAVTDRARPDVVRRRWQENISELRRVGHVLGPTTLEELDAVDTLGQRYLSGRGPLLDRRISEGAVCDGHGDLLAADIYCLDDAPRILDCLAFRDDFRSVDVIADVAFLAMDLERLGRAGLARQLLDDYREFSGDTAPASLTEHALCDRALIRSKVAALRAIGGGTQGSPEAVALLAAAADHADRARVRMVLVGGLPGTGKTTLASGLADDTGFVLLRSDTIRRELARESGISYDDSSKDSVYDEMLRRAGTLLANGESVVLDASWTARRHRQEAEVVAEHTMTDVIALRTDLPREVAFERIEQRQAQGTDESQATPAVASELARVADPWPDAHVLDTLRSAAETQRGARALVGAIPGGWVDTRPEIS, from the coding sequence ATGGAAACGGACGCAGAAAGACATCCGGGCTCGGACACGTCACCCGCTGTCGCGGAGACGCACCTGTCGACGGTGTTCCTCGTCGGTGGGCAGGCCTACAAGGTCCTGAAGCCAGTTGCCTTCGAGTTCGTCGATCTGTCGACATCCCAGGCCCGACGCTCCGCGTGCGAGCGCGAGGTCGCCCTCAACAGGCGAATCGCACCGGACATCTACCTCGGTGTCGCCACCTACGAACCACACGACGGCGGTGAGTCGGAACCGGTGATCGTCATGAAGCGGATGCCGGCCGGGCGCTCACTCGAGCACCTGGTACGAAGTGGCGCCGACGCGACGGAGTGCGTTCGGCAGGTGGCGCGCACCGTTGCCGCGTTCCACGCGGATGCGGACCGGTCCGCCGCGGTGACGGACCGCGCCCGTCCCGACGTGGTTCGTCGGCGGTGGCAGGAGAACATCTCCGAGCTGCGTCGGGTCGGGCACGTCCTCGGCCCGACAACGCTGGAGGAACTGGATGCCGTCGACACCCTCGGGCAGCGCTACCTGTCCGGGCGGGGCCCGCTCCTCGATCGCCGGATCTCGGAGGGCGCGGTCTGCGACGGGCACGGCGATCTTCTGGCAGCCGACATCTACTGCCTCGACGACGCGCCGCGGATTCTCGACTGCCTGGCGTTCCGCGACGACTTCCGGTCGGTCGACGTCATCGCCGACGTCGCCTTCCTCGCCATGGACCTCGAGCGGCTCGGGCGGGCCGGCCTCGCCCGGCAGCTGCTCGACGACTACCGGGAGTTCAGCGGCGACACGGCACCGGCGTCCCTGACCGAGCACGCGCTGTGCGACCGTGCACTCATACGCTCGAAGGTGGCCGCGCTCCGCGCGATCGGGGGAGGCACACAGGGGTCACCGGAGGCAGTCGCGCTGTTGGCGGCCGCCGCCGACCACGCCGACCGTGCCCGGGTCCGGATGGTCCTCGTCGGAGGACTCCCCGGCACCGGGAAGACGACGCTGGCCTCCGGGCTGGCCGACGACACCGGCTTCGTGCTCCTCCGCTCGGACACGATCCGTCGGGAGCTCGCACGGGAGTCGGGCATCAGCTACGACGACTCGAGCAAGGACTCGGTCTACGACGAGATGCTGCGGCGTGCCGGTACGTTGCTCGCGAACGGTGAGAGCGTGGTCCTCGACGCCTCGTGGACGGCGAGGCGGCACCGGCAGGAGGCCGAGGTGGTGGCGGAGCACACGATGACCGACGTCATCGCGCTCCGCACGGACCTTCCCCGTGAGGTGGCGTTCGAGCGGATCGAGCAGCGCCAGGCGCAGGGCACCGACGAGTCGCAGGCCACGCCGGCTGTCGCCTCCGAGCTCGCCCGGGTCGCCGACCCGTGGCCCGACGCGCACGTGCTCGACACGCTCCGATCCGCTGCTGAGACACAGCGGGGAGCCCGCGCTCTCGTTGGTGCGATCCCCGGAGGTTGGGTCGACACGCGGCCGGAGATCTCCTAG
- a CDS encoding cytochrome P450, whose protein sequence is MTASPHVAERHLDPLAPGFFDDPYPQYRAAREVAPVHFTDFGAWLVLGHDDVVHVLRDQTLSVEGEKVGMSRRNAEFEAALDTTDDRDRRSILDMDPPDHTRIRRLFQMAFTPRRIEGLADRIQALVDDALDAAAGDGSMDVIADLAFPLPFTVISEMLGMPDGDTHQLRAWSHTLAGTLDPLVEPELIREAIEASDHMGRHIEDVIAWKRREPGDDLLSALIAAEDAGDVLTHQELRNQVVLLYIAGHETTVNLIGNGALALLRAPDQLARWHEEPDVGPNAVEELLRYDSPVQFSRRFTLEDIDVGGVTIPARSLVLTCLGSANHDPAVFGDDADDLRLDRHAAPHHVSFGNGIHHCVGAALARLEARLALGTLVQRFPDMTLATDEPAWNGRLVLRGLDRLPVTLR, encoded by the coding sequence ATGACGGCGAGCCCGCACGTGGCGGAGCGGCACCTCGATCCGCTGGCTCCGGGATTCTTCGACGACCCCTACCCGCAGTACCGAGCCGCCCGCGAGGTGGCGCCCGTGCACTTCACCGACTTCGGTGCGTGGCTCGTGCTCGGCCACGACGACGTCGTGCACGTGCTGCGCGACCAGACGCTGTCCGTGGAGGGCGAGAAGGTCGGGATGAGTCGGCGCAATGCCGAGTTCGAGGCGGCGCTCGACACCACCGACGACCGCGATCGGCGGTCGATCCTCGACATGGACCCTCCCGACCACACGCGTATCCGACGGCTGTTCCAGATGGCGTTCACGCCACGCAGGATCGAGGGCCTCGCCGACCGGATCCAGGCGCTGGTCGACGACGCGCTCGACGCCGCCGCGGGCGACGGCTCCATGGACGTCATCGCCGACCTGGCCTTTCCGCTCCCCTTCACCGTGATCTCCGAGATGCTCGGCATGCCCGACGGCGACACGCACCAGCTCCGAGCGTGGTCGCACACGCTCGCGGGGACCCTCGATCCGCTCGTGGAGCCCGAGCTCATCCGCGAGGCGATCGAGGCCTCCGACCACATGGGGCGTCACATCGAAGATGTCATCGCCTGGAAACGCCGGGAGCCGGGCGACGATCTCCTGAGCGCGCTGATCGCAGCCGAGGACGCGGGCGACGTCCTCACCCACCAGGAGCTCCGTAACCAGGTGGTCCTCCTCTACATCGCGGGCCACGAGACGACGGTGAACCTCATCGGCAACGGAGCGCTTGCCCTGCTGCGGGCGCCGGACCAGCTCGCCCGGTGGCACGAGGAGCCCGACGTCGGGCCGAACGCCGTGGAGGAGCTGCTGCGCTACGACAGCCCCGTCCAGTTCTCACGGCGCTTCACCCTGGAGGACATCGACGTCGGCGGGGTGACGATCCCCGCGCGCAGCCTTGTGCTCACGTGCCTGGGATCGGCCAACCACGACCCGGCTGTGTTCGGCGACGACGCCGACGACCTCCGGCTCGACCGGCACGCGGCACCTCATCACGTGTCGTTCGGCAACGGCATCCACCACTGCGTGGGAGCGGCCCTGGCGCGCCTGGAGGCCCGCCTGGCGCTGGGCACACTCGTGCAGCGGTTCCCCGACATGACCCTGGCGACCGACGAGCCCGCGTGGAACGGCCGGCTCGTGCTCCGGGGCCTCGACCGCCTGCCCGTCACGCTCCGGTGA
- a CDS encoding DsbA family protein, producing the protein MSDTDDADDTDDTDASPTLDGSWPSAVDFHLDPMCPWAYQASLWIREVRAATGLDIGWRFFSLEEINRPDDRPHPWERPWAWGFSQMRVGAHLRRESQDAVDRWYAAIGSAFFERAVPTHDRRVHAEVLGDAGFDPGVVEAAVSDPTTADEVRADHDRAVALGGFGVPILSFPDGTNLFGPSVAPAPVGDDAVRLWELVLAWKDFPNLHEMQRPKAPADWERISALFAPYLEAREWQTIQNPAP; encoded by the coding sequence GTGAGTGACACCGACGACGCCGACGACACCGACGACACCGACGCCTCGCCCACTCTCGATGGCTCGTGGCCGAGCGCGGTCGACTTCCATCTCGACCCGATGTGCCCGTGGGCGTACCAGGCGTCGCTGTGGATCCGCGAGGTCCGTGCTGCCACAGGTCTCGACATCGGGTGGCGGTTCTTCTCCCTCGAGGAGATCAACCGCCCCGACGACAGGCCCCATCCCTGGGAGCGGCCATGGGCGTGGGGTTTCTCGCAGATGCGGGTGGGCGCCCACCTCCGCCGTGAGAGCCAGGACGCGGTCGACCGGTGGTACGCGGCGATCGGCTCGGCGTTCTTCGAGCGCGCGGTCCCCACCCACGACCGCCGTGTCCATGCGGAGGTGCTCGGTGACGCCGGCTTCGACCCCGGCGTCGTCGAAGCGGCCGTCAGCGATCCCACGACCGCCGACGAGGTGCGTGCAGACCATGACCGCGCCGTGGCCCTCGGCGGATTCGGTGTTCCGATCCTCTCCTTTCCCGACGGGACCAACCTCTTCGGTCCGAGCGTCGCGCCCGCTCCCGTCGGCGACGATGCCGTTCGCCTCTGGGAGCTCGTTCTCGCGTGGAAGGACTTCCCGAATCTTCACGAGATGCAACGCCCCAAGGCTCCCGCCGACTGGGAGCGCATCAGCGCGCTCTTCGCGCCCTATCTGGAGGCGCGGGAGTGGCAGACGATCCAGAACCCGGCGCCGTAG
- a CDS encoding maleylpyruvate isomerase family mycothiol-dependent enzyme, with amino-acid sequence MPEPVVDLLASEFVALDALCGELDPGDWDRPTDLPGWSVRDNVAHVIGTERMLLGHEVPELPRGDYPHVTSALGEFNEAWVEAYRSHTGDEVLAAYRDVVGERLDALRAMSAEDFDRPGFTPVGEAPYRVFMRIRAFDIWMHEQDIRRAVGCPGSLDGPNADDAVDWLLRSAPMVVGKRAGASDGSSVVLELTGGVPRTVAIGVDGRAAVLDSVPEDPTARLTMASEVYCRLAGGRMTAADALADGLVETEGDAELAVRVLEALNVSP; translated from the coding sequence GTGCCCGAGCCCGTCGTCGACCTGCTGGCCTCCGAGTTCGTAGCTCTCGACGCCCTCTGTGGGGAGCTCGATCCCGGCGACTGGGACAGGCCCACCGACCTTCCCGGCTGGAGCGTGCGCGACAACGTGGCCCACGTGATCGGGACCGAGCGGATGCTGCTCGGGCACGAGGTGCCCGAGCTGCCCCGGGGTGACTATCCCCATGTGACGAGCGCGTTGGGGGAGTTCAACGAGGCCTGGGTCGAGGCCTACCGTTCGCACACCGGCGACGAGGTTCTCGCCGCGTACCGCGATGTGGTCGGAGAACGGCTCGACGCGCTGCGGGCGATGAGCGCCGAGGACTTCGACAGGCCCGGCTTCACCCCGGTCGGGGAGGCGCCCTACCGCGTGTTCATGCGCATTCGCGCCTTCGACATCTGGATGCACGAGCAGGACATCCGTCGTGCGGTCGGCTGCCCGGGAAGCCTCGACGGACCGAACGCCGACGACGCCGTCGACTGGCTGTTGCGCAGTGCACCGATGGTCGTGGGGAAGCGTGCCGGGGCCTCCGACGGCTCGTCGGTCGTGCTCGAGCTCACCGGGGGAGTCCCGCGCACGGTCGCGATCGGAGTCGACGGTCGGGCGGCCGTGCTCGATTCCGTCCCCGAGGATCCGACGGCACGGCTCACCATGGCATCCGAGGTCTACTGCCGTCTGGCGGGCGGGCGCATGACGGCCGCGGACGCACTGGCGGACGGCCTCGTAGAGACAGAGGGTGACGCGGAGCTCGCGGTGCGGGTGTTGGAGGCGTTGAACGTCTCTCCGTGA